A genomic window from Blastococcus saxobsidens DD2 includes:
- a CDS encoding enoyl-CoA hydratase/isomerase family protein, protein MTVTTTDVGSGVHLRYETPHIAVLTLDSPPSNTFSWESRRSFMKALDILDADENVRCLVITGEGRAFTAGAHLGEDQSMSDEQLTDYLAEFSRVLNGVQHFRAPVIAAINGATIGGGLEFSLCCDIRIASTDAFFVAAGVNVGLIVSFWRLPRVIGLGPAKEILLTGARYTAQQALNWGLVTEVHEPADLMPAALAKAQRIATRAPLSVEVTKEAVTGAFEMDFAQGQALQTKRFLEMFRTEDHQEALRAFFEKRDGDYNRR, encoded by the coding sequence ATGACCGTGACCACCACCGATGTCGGTAGCGGCGTCCACCTGCGCTACGAGACCCCGCACATCGCCGTCCTCACGCTGGACAGCCCTCCCTCCAACACCTTCAGCTGGGAGAGCCGGCGGTCCTTCATGAAGGCGCTGGACATCCTGGACGCCGACGAGAACGTCCGGTGCCTGGTGATCACCGGTGAGGGCCGCGCCTTCACCGCGGGAGCGCACCTGGGCGAGGACCAGTCCATGAGCGACGAGCAGCTGACCGACTACCTCGCCGAGTTCAGCCGGGTGCTCAACGGAGTCCAGCACTTCCGCGCGCCGGTCATCGCGGCCATCAACGGGGCGACGATCGGCGGGGGGCTGGAGTTCTCCCTCTGCTGCGACATCCGCATCGCGTCCACGGACGCGTTCTTCGTGGCCGCCGGCGTGAACGTCGGTCTCATCGTCAGCTTCTGGCGCCTGCCCCGCGTGATCGGGCTCGGCCCGGCCAAGGAGATCCTGCTGACCGGCGCCCGCTACACCGCCCAGCAGGCGCTCAACTGGGGACTGGTGACCGAGGTCCACGAGCCGGCCGATCTGATGCCTGCCGCGCTGGCGAAGGCGCAGCGCATCGCCACGCGTGCCCCGCTGTCGGTCGAGGTCACGAAGGAGGCGGTGACGGGGGCCTTCGAGATGGACTTCGCCCAGGGACAGGCGCTGCAGACCAAGCGGTTCCTGGAGATGTTCCGTACCGAGGACCACCAGGAGGCGCTCCGGGCCTTCTTCGAGAAGCGGGACGGCGACTACAACCGGCGCTGA
- a CDS encoding LysM peptidoglycan-binding domain-containing protein, protein MASTRALLAHGGEVGVEGRVAGAAPSARHLRALPPVPAAYAVPPAPRRRSVALSPDPEAVRPVPRRTAGPQAPPLRLTARGRRLVVVLLLLVVTGIAAAAGALLSDDAERLELMGTSSVIVEPGDTLWSIASGVAGERDVREVIDGIQLLNGLDSASIEPGQVLELP, encoded by the coding sequence ATGGCGAGCACTCGTGCACTGTTGGCGCATGGCGGCGAGGTGGGGGTGGAGGGCCGGGTCGCCGGCGCGGCGCCCTCCGCGCGGCATCTCCGGGCGCTGCCGCCGGTACCCGCCGCGTACGCGGTCCCGCCGGCGCCGCGACGTCGCTCGGTCGCCTTGTCGCCGGACCCCGAGGCGGTCCGACCGGTGCCGCGCCGGACGGCCGGCCCGCAGGCCCCGCCGCTGCGGTTGACCGCACGGGGCCGGCGCCTGGTGGTGGTCCTGCTGCTCCTCGTGGTCACGGGGATCGCCGCAGCCGCCGGTGCGCTGCTGAGTGACGACGCAGAGCGCCTGGAGCTCATGGGCACCAGCAGCGTCATCGTCGAGCCGGGCGACACGCTCTGGTCCATCGCGAGCGGAGTGGCAGGGGAGCGGGACGTTCGCGAGGTGATCGACGGGATCCAGCTGCTCAACGGCCTGGACAGCGCTTCCATCGAGCCCGGTCAGGTGCTCGAGCTCCCCTGA
- the nrdR gene encoding transcriptional regulator NrdR, whose protein sequence is MRCPFCHNPDSRVIDSREADEGATTRRRRSCPNCGRRFTTVEEAVLAVVKRNGVSEPFNRSKVVAGVRRACQGRPVDEDQLKLLAQQVEDAIRATGAAEVPSHEVGLAILRPLRELDEVAYLRFASVYRAFTSLEDFEKEISELRARHIAAGTPPLPGMQTDPPVRRRGGGRSQPTADAGAAGT, encoded by the coding sequence GTGCGTTGCCCGTTCTGCCACAACCCCGACAGCCGGGTCATCGACTCCCGCGAGGCCGACGAGGGCGCCACCACCCGGCGCCGTCGGTCCTGCCCGAACTGCGGGCGGCGGTTCACCACCGTCGAGGAGGCGGTGCTCGCCGTCGTCAAGCGCAACGGCGTCAGCGAGCCGTTCAACCGCAGCAAGGTGGTCGCCGGCGTCCGGCGCGCCTGCCAGGGGCGCCCCGTCGACGAGGACCAGCTGAAACTCCTCGCCCAGCAGGTCGAGGACGCCATCCGCGCCACCGGCGCCGCCGAGGTGCCCAGCCACGAGGTGGGGCTGGCCATCCTGCGGCCGCTGCGCGAGCTGGACGAGGTGGCGTATCTCCGCTTCGCCAGCGTGTACCGGGCCTTCACCTCGCTCGAGGACTTCGAGAAGGAGATCTCCGAGCTCCGGGCCCGGCACATCGCCGCGGGCACCCCGCCGCTGCCGGGCATGCAGACCGACCCACCGGTCCGCCGGCGGGGCGGTGGGCGCAGTCAGCCCACGGCCGACGCCGGCGCCGCCGGCACCTGA
- a CDS encoding ABC transporter permease, with protein sequence MTLSGPATSTVPGADPRERSAAGPAGGPPPGRAPRRRRSTGFERAMRLVWVLALLALVGYPIAQVFGQSFVADDGGLTLSNYALLGTEPLLLEAIRNSLWIACGTVLGSFLVGLPLAWFTVRTDMPMRRFFRGSAVLTFAAPSFIAALGWVLLLGPRNGVLNTTLMSIFGLEESPFDIFTPWGIIFVLSLFLYPLVFLPVSAALEGIDPALEQAAASLGASRWRVLRTVTFPVIAPALIAGSILVFVSSAIIFGPVAILGAPTGFQTIPTVLLSLMQFPPRIEVAAVISVPILVIIAALLLIQRKLVGGRKFTVIGGKPGRQDVTHLGAGRYPAVAFCVAVVVLSLVMPFGMLLVTSFRKALGRPLGWDNFTLTGNYEEVFGRPLIAAAMGNSFALAIGGTLLALAVALLASWLVHRTKARSNAVIVGAMAAPLAFPGAVLGIGLIIAYAAQPFGLGGTLTILLIAYTGSALPLTFAYVHAGMGQIGAEVEEASRSLGASWARTWRRITVPLLRPSLLAAGLLNFVLLFRELEMSVFLYTGANPTVATVLYNLASESLYQRVGALSVVILLINIVVTVVAMRLLDRKPGESPRRSRRSPSVALNTPPEEAA encoded by the coding sequence GTGACCCTGAGCGGCCCCGCGACGTCGACGGTGCCGGGCGCCGATCCGCGCGAGCGGTCGGCGGCCGGCCCGGCCGGGGGGCCACCCCCCGGCCGGGCGCCGCGCCGACGTCGGTCGACCGGTTTCGAGCGCGCCATGCGCCTGGTGTGGGTGCTGGCGCTGCTGGCCCTGGTGGGCTATCCGATCGCGCAGGTGTTCGGGCAGAGCTTCGTGGCCGACGACGGCGGGTTGACCCTGTCGAACTACGCGTTGCTGGGCACCGAACCCCTGTTGCTCGAGGCCATCCGCAACTCGCTCTGGATCGCCTGCGGCACGGTGCTGGGCAGCTTCCTCGTCGGCCTGCCGCTGGCCTGGTTCACCGTGCGCACGGACATGCCGATGCGGCGGTTCTTCCGCGGCAGCGCCGTCCTCACCTTCGCGGCACCCAGCTTCATCGCCGCGCTGGGGTGGGTGCTCCTGCTCGGGCCGCGCAACGGCGTCCTGAACACCACGCTGATGTCGATCTTCGGCCTGGAGGAGTCACCGTTCGACATCTTCACCCCGTGGGGAATCATCTTCGTCCTGTCGCTGTTCCTCTACCCGCTGGTCTTCCTGCCCGTGTCAGCGGCCCTCGAGGGCATCGACCCCGCACTGGAGCAGGCCGCGGCGAGCCTCGGCGCCTCCCGCTGGCGGGTGCTGCGGACGGTGACGTTCCCCGTCATCGCGCCGGCCCTGATCGCCGGCTCGATCCTGGTGTTCGTCTCCTCGGCGATCATCTTCGGCCCGGTGGCGATCCTCGGCGCACCGACCGGTTTCCAGACCATCCCGACCGTGCTGCTGAGCCTCATGCAGTTCCCGCCGCGGATCGAGGTGGCCGCGGTGATCTCCGTGCCGATCCTCGTCATCATCGCGGCGCTGCTGCTCATCCAGCGAAAGCTCGTGGGCGGCAGGAAGTTCACCGTCATCGGGGGCAAGCCGGGCCGGCAGGACGTCACGCACCTGGGAGCCGGTCGCTACCCGGCGGTGGCGTTCTGCGTGGCCGTCGTGGTGCTGAGCCTGGTCATGCCGTTCGGCATGCTGCTGGTGACGTCCTTCCGCAAGGCCCTGGGCCGTCCTCTCGGGTGGGACAACTTCACCCTGACCGGCAACTACGAAGAGGTCTTCGGCCGGCCGCTCATCGCCGCCGCCATGGGCAACAGCTTCGCGCTGGCGATCGGCGGCACCCTGCTGGCCCTGGCCGTGGCGCTGCTCGCCTCGTGGTTGGTGCACCGCACCAAGGCACGCAGCAACGCGGTGATCGTCGGTGCCATGGCCGCGCCGCTGGCCTTCCCGGGGGCGGTCCTCGGCATCGGATTGATCATCGCCTACGCCGCCCAGCCGTTCGGGCTGGGCGGGACGCTGACGATCCTGCTGATCGCCTACACGGGCAGCGCACTGCCGTTGACGTTCGCCTACGTCCACGCCGGCATGGGTCAGATCGGTGCGGAGGTGGAGGAGGCCTCCCGCAGCCTGGGCGCCTCCTGGGCGCGCACCTGGCGGCGGATCACCGTCCCGCTGCTGCGGCCCTCCCTCCTGGCCGCGGGACTGCTCAACTTCGTGCTCCTCTTCAGGGAGCTCGAGATGTCGGTGTTCCTCTACACCGGCGCCAATCCGACGGTCGCCACGGTGCTCTACAACCTGGCCAGCGAGTCGCTGTACCAGCGGGTCGGCGCGCTCTCCGTGGTGATCCTCCTGATCAACATCGTGGTGACCGTGGTCGCGATGCGGCTGCTCGACCGCAAACCCGGCGAGTCCCCCCGGCGGTCCCGCCGTTCCCCGTCCGTCGCACTCAACACACCCCCGGAGGAAGCAGCATGA
- the lexA gene encoding transcriptional repressor LexA, producing MTDSSGTSGGRRGTAGTTPDPAGDSASVRTFPDRSADGDGLTQRQRRVLEVIRDSIERRGYPPSVREIGEAVGLSSASSVAHQLSVLQKKGWLRRDPNRPRALDVRLPGEAGRSATAVVEPPALGDGDRASAPAYVPLVGRIAAGGPVLAEQAVEDVFPLPRELVGEGTVFMLKVAGDSMVEAAICDGDWVVVRQQPTAENGEIVAAMIDGEATVKTYKRRDGHVWLLPHNSAYEPIPGDEATILGRVVSVLRRV from the coding sequence GTGACGGACTCGAGTGGGACGTCCGGCGGCCGACGTGGCACCGCGGGCACCACACCGGACCCGGCCGGCGATTCGGCGTCGGTGCGCACCTTCCCCGACCGGAGCGCCGACGGCGACGGCCTGACCCAGCGGCAACGCCGGGTGCTGGAGGTGATCCGCGACTCCATCGAGCGTCGCGGCTACCCGCCGTCCGTCCGGGAGATCGGTGAGGCCGTCGGCCTCTCCTCCGCCTCGTCGGTCGCCCACCAGCTGTCGGTCCTGCAGAAGAAGGGCTGGCTGCGCCGCGACCCCAACCGGCCCCGGGCCCTCGACGTGCGTCTTCCCGGCGAGGCCGGCCGCAGCGCGACCGCGGTCGTCGAGCCGCCGGCGCTCGGGGACGGCGACCGGGCGTCGGCGCCCGCGTACGTGCCGCTGGTCGGGCGGATCGCGGCCGGTGGCCCGGTCCTCGCCGAGCAAGCGGTGGAAGACGTCTTCCCCCTCCCGCGCGAGCTCGTCGGCGAGGGCACGGTCTTCATGCTCAAGGTGGCCGGTGACTCGATGGTCGAGGCAGCCATCTGCGACGGCGACTGGGTCGTGGTGCGTCAGCAGCCCACGGCGGAGAACGGTGAGATCGTGGCCGCCATGATCGACGGCGAGGCGACGGTCAAGACGTACAAGCGCCGGGACGGGCACGTGTGGCTGCTGCCGCACAACTCCGCCTACGAGCCCATCCCGGGCGATGAGGCGACGATCCTCGGCCGGGTGGTCAGCGTCCTCCGCCGGGTCTGA